In Pseudobacter ginsenosidimutans, the following are encoded in one genomic region:
- a CDS encoding D-TA family PLP-dependent enzyme, which produces MTQSSQQWFRINDADQIDSPALIIYPQRVQQNIDALIGMIDDIQRLRTHAKTHKTKEAAILQMQAGIRKFKCATIAEAELLAQAGAPDVLLAYQPIGPKQERFFNLIDKYPDTVFSCLIDNIETAKELSAHFLTNGKLLPVYIDLNIGQNRTGIVPEKALALYEAAVALPGIDLKGLHAYDGHIHHPVLEERKKIVDAAYARVEALVQLYSDKGYGAPIIVAGGTPGFPIHAKREKIECSPGTFIFWDNGYLNECPEQPFVPAAVLLTRVVSLPDETKICVDLGHKSVSAENDISKRVYFLNAPELKPVGQSEEHLVLEAGADHGYKVGDILYGIPHHVCPTVALYERGITVENSVVSGAWRIAARDRTIGI; this is translated from the coding sequence ATGACCCAATCCTCACAACAATGGTTCCGGATCAATGATGCGGACCAGATCGATTCCCCGGCGCTGATCATCTATCCTCAACGCGTACAACAGAATATCGATGCGCTTATTGGAATGATCGATGATATACAACGATTACGCACACACGCAAAAACACATAAGACCAAAGAAGCGGCCATCCTGCAAATGCAGGCGGGTATCCGAAAATTCAAATGCGCTACCATTGCCGAAGCAGAATTACTGGCGCAGGCCGGCGCTCCGGATGTACTGCTGGCCTATCAACCAATTGGTCCCAAACAGGAACGCTTCTTCAACCTCATCGATAAATATCCCGATACTGTTTTCAGTTGCCTGATCGATAATATCGAAACAGCCAAAGAGCTGTCAGCCCATTTCCTCACCAATGGAAAACTGCTCCCCGTATATATAGATCTGAATATTGGTCAGAACCGCACGGGCATCGTTCCTGAAAAAGCGCTGGCATTGTATGAAGCTGCTGTTGCATTACCAGGCATCGACCTGAAAGGATTGCATGCCTACGACGGACATATCCATCATCCTGTTCTGGAAGAAAGAAAAAAGATAGTGGATGCGGCATATGCGCGCGTGGAAGCACTGGTGCAGTTATATTCCGATAAAGGATATGGAGCGCCAATAATTGTGGCAGGCGGTACTCCCGGTTTTCCCATCCATGCAAAAAGAGAAAAAATAGAATGCAGTCCGGGCACATTCATTTTCTGGGACAATGGTTATCTGAACGAATGTCCCGAGCAACCATTTGTTCCCGCAGCAGTATTGCTGACGCGCGTAGTTTCATTGCCGGACGAAACGAAGATCTGCGTGGACCTGGGACACAAATCCGTTTCAGCCGAGAACGATATTTCAAAGCGTGTGTATTTCCTGAATGCGCCGGAACTGAAGCCAGTTGGGCAGAGCGAAGAGCACCTGGTACTTGAAGCTGGCGCGGATCATGGGTACAAAGTGGGAGATATTCTCTATGGTATACCACATCACGTATGTCCAACCGTTGCCCTGTATGAGCGCGGTATAACCGTGGAGAACTCGGTAGTGAGCGGAGCATGGAGGATTGCAGCGAGAGACCGGACCATTGGTATCTGA